The following proteins are encoded in a genomic region of Macellibacteroides fermentans:
- a CDS encoding helix-turn-helix domain-containing protein, translating to MDNCVDDYLPYLRISRELLSVILARPTPRNRKDRVYALMQLRANYRDGVMLCQGVVFDCLRGQLISTREEIARQLGVDRSAVGKDIALLEAENKIVCRRLEYSVTCFTVVEYDTLQQGKPRRWMKPVSGDGEPEEELDRPAVRYYDRAERRPDDE from the coding sequence ATGGACAACTGTGTTGATGATTATCTTCCTTATCTGCGGATTTCCCGCGAGTTACTATCTGTTATTCTTGCTAGGCCTACGCCCCGTAACCGTAAGGACCGGGTTTATGCGCTCATGCAGTTGCGTGCCAATTACCGCGACGGGGTGATGTTGTGCCAGGGTGTGGTATTCGATTGCCTGAGGGGGCAGCTTATTTCAACCCGCGAGGAGATTGCCCGGCAGCTGGGGGTAGATCGTAGTGCGGTGGGGAAGGATATCGCCCTGCTGGAGGCGGAGAATAAGATTGTGTGCCGGCGGCTGGAGTATAGTGTTACCTGTTTTACGGTGGTGGAGTATGATACGCTGCAGCAGGGTAAGCCGCGCCGGTGGATGAAGCCGGTTTCGGGTGACGGTGAGCCGGAGGAGGAGTTGGACAGACCGGCGGTGCGCTATTATGATCGTGCGGAAAGGAGACCGGACGATGAGTGA
- a CDS encoding replicative DNA helicase: protein MSERKGQLRVVPVPSYHDMGPAERNELFVVAAVLLRTDVMDEVSGVLTSDMFLDPNLALAFRAIEQVYARGVLVDLQTVDTEMFRLDEVHATRLQGISGLKEGLRMVREVSNVMVYAAEVVRFYRLRCLQALGESLAMKANLMDGDPDALMEELERELMVLRLKCVNGDMGVPMEVAGRKVLDYFKELKASGELPVGCPTGVKGLDELMGGVRPCELMFLAARPGDGKTAMGLHMALACARAGLPALFVTMEMSDEELVKRMFAKLGDISPDSMRLYGPSLKELREMERVTEEVMPGLPLRFLFAPSITLEQLRAKVLMAVKRGECKVLFVDYIHLMQLPKGMEANPVGGLGVLANGLKSLAMQAKIPLISMAQMSRKIEERGPAAVPLSSDMRDSGILEQAADIILFIRKPGKKDNRAKLREGTFFLTKMRNGGTGEVDFRYSIGFTSFEEVSSC from the coding sequence ATGAGTGAGCGGAAGGGGCAGTTGCGGGTGGTGCCGGTGCCGTCGTACCACGATATGGGTCCGGCGGAGCGGAACGAGTTGTTTGTAGTGGCGGCGGTATTGCTGCGTACGGATGTGATGGACGAGGTGAGCGGGGTGCTGACTTCCGATATGTTTCTGGATCCGAACCTGGCATTGGCCTTCAGGGCTATCGAACAGGTGTATGCCCGGGGGGTGCTGGTGGATCTGCAGACGGTGGATACGGAGATGTTTCGCCTGGATGAGGTGCATGCGACTCGCCTCCAGGGGATTTCCGGTCTGAAGGAGGGGCTGCGCATGGTGCGGGAGGTGAGCAACGTGATGGTGTATGCCGCGGAGGTGGTGCGTTTTTACCGGTTGCGGTGCCTGCAGGCTTTGGGGGAGTCGCTGGCGATGAAGGCGAATTTGATGGATGGGGATCCGGATGCTTTGATGGAGGAGTTGGAGCGGGAGCTGATGGTCTTGCGCCTGAAGTGTGTGAATGGCGATATGGGGGTGCCGATGGAGGTGGCGGGCCGCAAAGTGCTGGATTATTTCAAGGAGTTGAAGGCGTCTGGCGAGCTGCCTGTGGGTTGCCCCACGGGGGTGAAGGGCCTGGACGAGCTGATGGGAGGGGTGCGTCCTTGCGAACTGATGTTTTTGGCGGCCCGGCCGGGGGATGGTAAAACGGCCATGGGGTTGCACATGGCTTTGGCGTGTGCCCGGGCGGGGTTGCCTGCCTTGTTTGTTACCATGGAGATGAGCGACGAGGAGCTGGTGAAGCGGATGTTCGCCAAGTTGGGTGATATTTCGCCGGACAGCATGCGCCTGTATGGTCCCTCGCTGAAGGAGCTACGCGAGATGGAACGGGTTACGGAGGAGGTGATGCCGGGATTGCCGCTGCGCTTTTTGTTTGCTCCGTCTATTACGCTGGAGCAGCTGCGGGCAAAGGTGCTGATGGCGGTGAAACGGGGGGAGTGTAAGGTGTTGTTTGTGGATTATATTCATCTGATGCAGTTGCCTAAGGGGATGGAGGCGAATCCGGTGGGTGGTCTTGGGGTGCTGGCAAATGGCTTGAAGTCGCTGGCGATGCAGGCGAAGATTCCGCTGATTAGCATGGCGCAGATGAGTAGGAAGATTGAGGAGAGGGGGCCGGCGGCGGTTCCGTTGTCGTCCGATATGAGGGATTCGGGGATTCTGGAGCAGGCGGCGGACATCATTTTGTTTATCCGTAAGCCGGGAAAGAAGGATAACCGGGCGAAGTTGCGGGAGGGGACGTTCTTTCTCACCAAAATGAGGAACGGGGGGACCGGGGAAGTGGATTTTAGGTATTCTATCGGGTTTACTTCTTTTGAAGAGGTTTCTTCCTGTTAG
- a CDS encoding CHC2 zinc finger domain-containing protein — protein sequence MSDLKSRVFMVKDFVRIQDLVAEYTGLGKEQNGKFMVRCPFHGENNPSMVVRIHNKTFKCYACGVSGDVFGFVMEMTGCSFYEALTSLEVRAGISPPTQYNSSAKPFTPKSKSAANALPSNSGDSSSGLTASFGSDSSANSTAVKSPTEVISSSSSGSSISDSNTSDGISVTTASSDGATSSPSPSGNPASGSSSNAGDATALTPGGASDGTLFGFGGVKKEVKKEEELSRVMLIELNTDFLKVLGGYDPQCEGLLKVYVDFEVGVSPWHWSYRGDKLFKGMLDRVVFPLRDAQGVLVGFSARHKSALPPPDGWGKGCPKYINSAGSALFKKRELLYGLHRTAKAIRLRGFAFLVEGYKDVLAMVAAGFGNTAGLCGLEITEGHLDLLAGLCTRVVLLTDGDVRGQAAVPKFEGLLKGAGFGVLSLSLPDGEDPDSLFRQLGAEGLRTLIESLLCPPRLLSPVLPPSNSMSEDSILLSVSDKLISPLPESYFRTEEVVLPYIKEMKPSFDGVESLHAEVSEPSLAEAKSSFDGIESSPAAVSETSLMDTKSSFDGTVSGSPEVKPSGCDAENSGVPNAAGEDTAEVESAAVSEEDLLIRDVDSLVASLAYVARPTEKQRMIARLSTLRERLVKVSVLLNRPPSVL from the coding sequence ATGAGTGATTTGAAAAGTAGGGTGTTCATGGTGAAGGATTTTGTGAGGATCCAGGATTTGGTTGCGGAGTATACGGGGTTGGGTAAAGAACAGAATGGCAAGTTTATGGTGCGTTGCCCGTTTCATGGGGAAAATAATCCTTCCATGGTGGTAAGGATCCATAACAAGACCTTTAAGTGTTATGCGTGTGGTGTGTCTGGGGATGTATTCGGTTTCGTAATGGAGATGACGGGTTGCTCTTTCTACGAAGCGCTCACTTCCCTCGAAGTAAGAGCGGGCATATCGCCTCCTACTCAATACAATAGTTCTGCGAAGCCTTTCACTCCCAAATCCAAATCTGCTGCTAATGCGCTGCCTTCCAATTCTGGCGACTCTTCTTCTGGTCTTACAGCTTCTTTTGGTTCGGATTCATCCGCCAACTCAACTGCTGTTAAATCACCTACTGAAGTGATATCTTCCTCTTCTTCAGGTAGTTCTATTTCAGATTCTAATACTTCTGATGGCATTTCTGTTACCACGGCTTCTTCTGATGGGGCGACTTCTTCTCCATCTCCTTCTGGCAATCCCGCATCCGGTTCTTCTTCTAATGCTGGCGATGCCACGGCTCTAACTCCTGGTGGGGCTTCGGACGGGACGCTTTTTGGGTTTGGGGGTGTGAAAAAGGAGGTGAAAAAGGAGGAGGAGTTGTCGAGGGTGATGTTGATTGAGCTGAATACGGATTTTTTGAAGGTGTTGGGTGGGTATGATCCTCAGTGTGAGGGGCTGCTGAAGGTGTACGTGGATTTTGAGGTGGGGGTTTCGCCGTGGCATTGGAGCTACCGGGGAGATAAGTTGTTTAAGGGGATGTTGGACCGGGTGGTGTTTCCGCTGAGGGATGCCCAGGGGGTGTTGGTGGGGTTCTCGGCTCGCCATAAGTCGGCTTTGCCGCCTCCGGATGGTTGGGGGAAGGGGTGCCCAAAATATATTAACAGTGCGGGGAGTGCGTTGTTTAAGAAGCGGGAGTTGTTGTACGGGCTGCATCGTACGGCCAAGGCGATACGGTTGCGCGGGTTTGCCTTTCTTGTGGAGGGGTATAAGGATGTGCTGGCCATGGTGGCGGCAGGGTTTGGTAATACGGCGGGGCTGTGCGGACTGGAAATTACGGAGGGTCACCTGGATCTGCTGGCGGGGTTGTGTACCCGGGTGGTGCTGCTTACGGATGGCGACGTTCGGGGGCAGGCGGCAGTGCCGAAGTTTGAAGGTTTGCTTAAGGGTGCCGGCTTCGGGGTGCTTTCGCTTTCGCTGCCCGACGGGGAGGATCCCGACTCGCTGTTCCGCCAATTGGGTGCCGAGGGCTTGCGTACCTTAATAGAGTCGTTGCTTTGTCCCCCACGCCTTTTATCGCCTGTTTTACCTCCTTCCAACAGTATGTCCGAAGACTCTATTTTACTTTCTGTTTCCGACAAACTAATTTCACCCCTTCCCGAGTCCTATTTTAGGACCGAAGAGGTTGTTTTACCCTATATAAAGGAGATGAAACCATCTTTTGATGGGGTTGAATCTCTCCATGCGGAAGTGTCGGAACCTTCCCTTGCAGAGGCAAAATCCTCCTTTGATGGGATTGAATCTTCCCCCGCGGCTGTATCGGAAACCTCCCTTATGGATACAAAATCATCCTTTGATGGTACTGTGTCAGGCTCTCCGGAGGTGAAACCTTCAGGGTGTGATGCGGAAAATAGCGGGGTTCCGAATGCCGCAGGAGAGGATACGGCGGAGGTAGAGTCGGCAGCTGTTTCGGAAGAGGATTTGCTGATAAGGGATGTGGACAGTCTGGTGGCGTCGTTGGCCTATGTGGCCCGCCCAACAGAGAAACAGCGGATGATTGCCCGCCTCTCTACGCTGCGGGAACGGTTGGTGAAGGTCTCCGTCCTCTTGAACCGCCCGCCCTCGGTGTTGTAA
- a CDS encoding UxaA family hydrolase yields MNTFLKIHEADNAWVALRNLPAGHLIQSDNSSFTLKEDIPAGHKFASQAIAKGNNIYKYGYPIGQALSNIQAGQHIHSHNLATNLSDNLTYRYQKEAYNTEVSESNLTVNGYLRSDGRMGIRNELWIIPTVGCVNGIAQTMIDRLKKETDTNHIDDIRVYTHNYGCSQLGDDLLNTQKGLAALAKHPNAGGVLVLSLGCENNQQTSFKKVMQTWDESRVRFLIAQEVEDEIEVGLSLLKELVLEMKKDHRQPLPISLLKVGLKCGGSDGFSGITANPLQGRFSDWLIGQGGTTILTEVPEMFGAETILMNRAQNTETFNRVVSLINDFKDYFRANNQPIYENPSPGNKAGGITTLEEKSLGCTQKGGCSAVVDVLQYAQPATKKGLNLLNSPGNDLVSSSALAFAGCQLILFSTGRGTPFGSFVPTIKIATNSALYNQKKNWLDFNAGILLEGTPMDTLLQQFTKKVLAVAEGSMLKHEINGYKEIALFKTGVTL; encoded by the coding sequence ATGAATACATTCCTAAAAATACACGAAGCCGACAATGCATGGGTAGCCCTCCGGAATTTACCGGCCGGACACCTCATTCAAAGCGATAATTCGTCATTCACGCTAAAAGAAGATATCCCGGCCGGACATAAGTTTGCCTCCCAAGCCATTGCGAAGGGAAACAACATCTACAAATACGGATACCCAATCGGACAGGCGCTTTCCAACATACAAGCCGGACAGCATATTCACTCCCATAACCTGGCAACCAACCTGAGCGACAACCTTACCTACAGGTATCAGAAGGAAGCATACAATACGGAAGTATCCGAAAGCAATCTCACTGTAAACGGGTACCTCCGGTCCGACGGCAGGATGGGTATTCGCAACGAATTGTGGATAATCCCTACTGTGGGATGCGTAAATGGTATTGCACAAACCATGATCGATCGCCTCAAAAAGGAGACAGACACTAATCATATAGACGATATACGGGTATACACCCACAATTACGGATGCTCACAGCTGGGAGACGATCTGCTTAACACGCAAAAGGGACTGGCTGCACTGGCCAAACACCCCAACGCCGGAGGCGTGCTGGTGTTAAGTCTGGGTTGCGAAAATAACCAACAGACGTCCTTTAAGAAAGTAATGCAGACCTGGGACGAATCGCGCGTTCGCTTTCTGATTGCCCAGGAGGTGGAAGACGAAATAGAGGTGGGACTTTCCCTCCTCAAAGAGCTGGTGCTGGAAATGAAAAAAGACCACCGCCAGCCTCTGCCCATATCATTACTCAAAGTAGGACTCAAATGCGGAGGCAGCGACGGATTTTCCGGAATAACTGCCAACCCCCTGCAGGGAAGGTTTTCCGACTGGCTCATCGGGCAAGGGGGAACCACCATTCTGACTGAAGTACCCGAAATGTTCGGTGCAGAAACCATCTTAATGAACCGGGCCCAAAACACCGAAACATTCAACCGGGTGGTATCCCTCATAAATGATTTCAAAGACTACTTCCGGGCAAACAACCAACCCATTTATGAAAACCCATCACCGGGAAACAAAGCCGGAGGCATTACCACCCTGGAAGAAAAATCACTGGGATGCACTCAAAAAGGAGGCTGCTCCGCCGTAGTCGATGTACTCCAATACGCCCAACCGGCAACCAAAAAAGGACTCAACCTGCTCAACTCGCCTGGCAACGATCTGGTATCCTCTTCGGCACTGGCCTTTGCCGGTTGTCAGCTCATCCTGTTCTCCACCGGCAGAGGTACCCCGTTCGGCAGCTTTGTGCCCACCATAAAAATAGCAACCAATTCGGCATTATACAATCAGAAAAAAAACTGGCTCGACTTTAATGCCGGTATTTTATTGGAAGGAACCCCCATGGATACCCTGTTGCAGCAATTTACAAAAAAGGTACTGGCCGTAGCAGAAGGCTCCATGTTAAAACACGAAATAAACGGATACAAAGAAATAGCCCTCTTTAAAACCGGAGTAACCTTGTAA
- a CDS encoding tagaturonate reductase, whose amino-acid sequence MKAINSTTTNRKPLPITILQFGEGNFLRGFADWMIDKINSDGLTAHGVAVVQPIEQGISDLLNQQDGLYHVTLQGIKNGQPVKENRLISCIQTALNPYKEYNAYENLILSPDLKLILSNTTEAGIRYDDQDDLSACPPKTFPAKVTALLYKRFKKFGGNANSGLSIICCELIEDNGSTLRSYVLAHAKRENLGASFIQWVTNCCYFYDTLVDRIVPGFPSDSIHEIKEELGYDDNLVVKGEYFHLWAIAGDPQIEELLPFHRAGLNVVFTDNIHPIRTRKVRILNGSHTAMASLALQLNCLSVREAISHPLIRSYIRKLVFGEIIPIIPENQEQLCDYASQILERFYNPYINHYLKDIALNSLSKWETRNYPTVKDYYDKYKKIAPLSAFSLASLLVLYSGKSRISFQPNDAADAVHFIRSTFNPDTPGLWIKNILENRSVWSNDFTAIPGFIEQVGTAAANILTHGPEQELYRIIE is encoded by the coding sequence ATGAAAGCGATAAACTCGACAACAACAAACAGAAAGCCATTGCCCATAACAATCCTCCAATTCGGCGAGGGCAATTTTTTACGGGGCTTTGCCGACTGGATGATCGACAAAATAAATTCGGACGGACTAACAGCGCACGGCGTAGCAGTTGTACAGCCCATCGAACAGGGTATCAGCGACTTGCTCAATCAACAAGATGGCCTGTATCACGTTACCCTGCAAGGAATAAAAAACGGACAGCCGGTTAAAGAAAACCGCCTTATCAGTTGTATCCAGACCGCTCTTAACCCGTACAAGGAATACAACGCATACGAGAACCTGATACTCAGTCCGGATCTTAAATTAATTTTGTCCAATACCACCGAAGCCGGCATCAGGTACGACGACCAGGACGACCTGTCTGCTTGTCCGCCTAAAACCTTTCCGGCAAAAGTTACAGCCTTACTTTACAAAAGGTTCAAAAAGTTCGGAGGGAACGCAAACAGTGGTTTATCTATAATCTGTTGCGAACTGATAGAAGACAACGGATCTACCCTTCGCAGCTACGTTCTGGCACATGCAAAAAGAGAAAACCTCGGGGCGAGCTTTATTCAATGGGTTACAAACTGCTGTTATTTTTACGACACGCTGGTAGACCGAATCGTTCCCGGGTTTCCGTCGGATTCCATCCACGAAATTAAAGAGGAACTGGGTTACGACGATAACCTGGTAGTAAAGGGCGAATACTTCCATCTGTGGGCCATCGCCGGAGATCCGCAGATAGAAGAGCTGCTTCCGTTCCACCGGGCCGGACTAAACGTTGTGTTTACAGATAATATCCATCCCATCCGTACGCGAAAAGTACGTATATTGAACGGTTCACACACGGCCATGGCATCTCTGGCCTTGCAACTGAACTGCCTGTCCGTACGCGAGGCAATCTCGCATCCGCTTATCCGCTCCTATATCCGTAAATTGGTTTTTGGCGAAATCATTCCCATTATTCCGGAGAATCAAGAGCAATTGTGCGATTATGCGTCCCAGATACTGGAACGGTTCTACAATCCCTACATCAATCATTACCTGAAGGACATTGCCCTTAACTCCCTGTCAAAATGGGAAACACGCAACTATCCCACGGTAAAAGATTACTACGATAAATATAAGAAAATAGCTCCGCTCAGTGCCTTTTCGCTTGCCTCACTGCTGGTATTGTACAGCGGAAAAAGCCGTATCAGCTTTCAACCCAATGATGCGGCAGATGCCGTTCATTTTATCCGGAGTACATTCAATCCGGATACACCCGGGCTATGGATCAAAAACATCCTTGAAAACCGATCCGTCTGGAGCAACGATTTTACCGCCATACCAGGTTTTATCGAACAGGTGGGCACAGCTGCAGCAAACATCCTGACCCACGGTCCGGAACAAGAACTATACCGTATCATCGAATAA
- a CDS encoding LacI family DNA-binding transcriptional regulator: protein MKKRPLRIKDIAEILQISVSTVSRALRDTYDVNPETKEKVLALANQLKYKPNFNAAALASGNTKNIGVVIPFITNYYFSTVISGIQEEAYTNGYNIILLVTNDSSERELSMIKNLSVTSLDGLLVSISSNSVMSNHFQELTEEGVPLVFFDRVPDDIVASKVLQDDFSGAFQATEHLILHGYTKIAHIAGSEHLSFTQRRLQGYVSALEKYDLPVRKEWIIYSGFSQQCGESDMNILLNMKEVPDAVFAVNDRKAVGAIQALKKRQIKVGSEFGVVGFTNDPISTIIDPALTTMEEPAFEIGKMSCSLLIKHITNKHFLPKEIVLPGRLIIRDSCLGASSSLID, encoded by the coding sequence ATGAAAAAACGTCCCCTACGTATAAAAGATATCGCAGAGATTCTCCAAATATCCGTTTCTACAGTTTCGCGTGCACTAAGGGATACCTACGATGTAAATCCGGAAACGAAGGAAAAGGTGCTTGCCTTGGCCAACCAGTTAAAATATAAACCCAATTTTAACGCGGCTGCTTTGGCATCGGGCAATACTAAAAATATTGGTGTCGTTATTCCTTTCATTACTAATTATTACTTTTCGACGGTTATTTCCGGTATCCAGGAGGAGGCTTATACGAACGGGTACAATATTATATTGCTGGTAACCAATGATAGTTCCGAAAGGGAACTTAGTATGATTAAAAATCTTTCCGTAACGAGCCTCGACGGTCTGCTTGTTTCAATCTCTTCCAATTCGGTAATGAGTAATCATTTTCAGGAATTGACAGAAGAGGGGGTGCCTTTGGTATTTTTCGACAGGGTACCGGATGATATAGTGGCATCCAAAGTATTGCAAGATGATTTTTCGGGGGCTTTTCAGGCTACAGAACATCTTATCTTACATGGCTATACTAAAATTGCCCATATTGCGGGAAGCGAACATCTGTCTTTTACCCAGAGACGATTGCAGGGCTATGTATCTGCACTCGAAAAATATGATTTACCTGTACGTAAAGAGTGGATTATCTATTCGGGTTTCTCGCAGCAATGCGGTGAATCCGATATGAATATCCTGCTGAACATGAAGGAGGTTCCCGATGCTGTTTTTGCTGTAAACGACCGAAAGGCTGTTGGGGCTATTCAGGCGTTGAAAAAGCGGCAGATAAAAGTTGGCAGCGAGTTTGGAGTGGTTGGTTTTACCAACGACCCGATTTCGACTATTATCGATCCGGCGTTGACAACGATGGAAGAGCCTGCCTTCGAAATCGGAAAAATGAGTTGCAGCCTTCTTATCAAGCACATTACAAATAAACATTTTCTTCCGAAGGAGATTGTTTTGCCCGGCCGACTGATTATCCGGGACTCTTGTTTGGGGGCCTCTTCATCGTTGATAGATTGA
- the nagA gene encoding N-acetylglucosamine-6-phosphate deacetylase — translation MKKTSVRIINGKLVTPHQILEHKTLWIEEGKIARITETVSDAEAAQTIDARGHYVAPGFIDMHVHGGGGADFMDGTVEAFLKIAETHAKHGTTSLMPTTLTSGKEELYKLFDTYKEAEILNTHGAEFLGIHLEGPYFCYNQRGAQDPRYLRNPDPAEYSEILNKCDAIKRWSVAPELPGAIEFGQVLRNRGIIASIAHTEAVYEEVVTAFENGYSLVTHLYSGMTGVTRRNAYRYAGVVESAYLLPNMDVEIIADGVHLPAPLLRLIYQIKGAGHIALTTDAMRGSGMPEGPSILGGKANGLPVIIEDGVAKLPDRSSFAGSVATGDRLVRTMISQAGVSLPEAVRMITHTPARILGIENSKGTIDIGKDADLVIFDNDINICETIINGKSIYQR, via the coding sequence ATGAAAAAAACATCAGTTAGAATTATCAACGGGAAATTAGTAACTCCCCACCAGATTCTGGAGCATAAAACGCTGTGGATTGAAGAAGGGAAGATAGCCCGTATAACCGAAACCGTCTCCGATGCAGAAGCAGCGCAGACAATCGATGCCCGGGGCCACTATGTTGCGCCAGGCTTCATAGATATGCACGTGCACGGAGGCGGTGGTGCCGATTTTATGGATGGTACGGTTGAAGCATTTCTTAAAATAGCCGAAACCCATGCAAAACACGGCACCACTTCGCTTATGCCAACTACGCTTACCAGCGGGAAGGAAGAGCTCTATAAACTGTTCGACACCTACAAAGAAGCGGAAATTCTCAACACCCACGGGGCCGAATTTCTGGGGATCCATTTAGAAGGGCCCTATTTCTGTTATAACCAGCGGGGAGCACAGGATCCCAGATACTTGCGAAATCCGGATCCGGCGGAGTATAGCGAAATTCTAAATAAATGCGATGCCATTAAACGATGGAGTGTGGCACCGGAGCTTCCGGGAGCCATCGAATTCGGACAGGTATTGCGAAACCGGGGAATCATTGCGTCTATTGCGCACACCGAAGCTGTGTACGAAGAGGTTGTAACGGCATTCGAAAACGGATACAGCCTTGTTACCCATCTATATTCCGGGATGACCGGAGTAACCAGGCGGAATGCCTACCGGTATGCCGGAGTAGTGGAAAGTGCCTATCTGTTACCAAATATGGATGTGGAGATTATTGCGGACGGTGTTCATCTGCCCGCTCCGTTACTCCGGCTTATCTATCAGATTAAAGGAGCCGGACACATTGCCTTAACCACCGATGCCATGCGGGGATCCGGAATGCCAGAAGGCCCCAGTATACTGGGCGGAAAAGCAAACGGACTACCGGTAATCATCGAAGACGGAGTGGCCAAACTGCCGGACCGCAGCTCCTTTGCCGGCAGTGTAGCCACGGGAGACAGGTTGGTGAGGACCATGATCAGTCAGGCCGGAGTATCCCTTCCCGAAGCCGTCCGCATGATTACCCATACACCGGCACGCATACTCGGAATAGAAAACAGCAAGGGAACGATAGACATCGGCAAAGACGCCGACCTGGTTATTTTCGACAACGATATCAATATCTGTGAAACGATTATTAACGGAAAATCAATCTATCAACGATGA